A genomic stretch from Erigeron canadensis isolate Cc75 chromosome 9, C_canadensis_v1, whole genome shotgun sequence includes:
- the LOC122582836 gene encoding non-specific lipid-transfer protein-like encodes MGSTGRMVLFVMLTCMVVAAPYAEALTCGQVASGALPCLGYLLKGSPLPPACCTSVKRLLGAANSTPTRQTLCNCLQNIYKSNPGIDLGKAAGLPGKCGVNAPFKISPSTDCSKVH; translated from the exons ATGGGGAGCACCGGAAGGATGGTCTTATTTGTAATGTTAACTTGCATGGTTGTGGCAGCACCCTACGCCGAGGCTCTTACTTGTGGTCAAGTTGCAAGCGGCGCGTTACCATGCCTAGGCTACCTACTTAAAGGTAGTCCTCTGCCACCCGCTTGTTGCACTAGTGTTAAGAGACTCCTTGGTGCGGCAAACTCAACCCCAACCCGTCAGACTCTCTGTAATTGCttacaaaatatttacaaatccAACCCAGGCATTGATTTGGGTAAAGCGGCCGGTCTACCTGGAAAGTGTGGTGTCAACGCCCCTTTCAAGATCAGCCCTAGCACCGATTGCTCCAA GGTACACTAA
- the LOC122582087 gene encoding non-specific lipid-transfer protein 1-like: protein MASVLMKIACMVVACIVVLAPHAEAITCGQVTSNLLPCLNYLRSGGPIPANCCNGVRGLNNAARTPADRKTACGCIKNAYNAFPGINGGNAAGLPSKCGVKIPYKISPSTDCSKVQ, encoded by the exons ATGGCGAGTGTGTTGATGAAGATAGCTTGTATGGTGGTGGCGTGCATTGTGGTGTTAGCACCACATGCAGAAGCTATCACCTGTGGTCAGGTGACAAGCAATTTGCTTCCTTGCTTGAACTACCTAAGGAGCGGCGGGCCAATTCCCGCAAATTGTTGTAACGGTGTTAGAGGACTAAACAATGCGGCTAGAACTCCCGCAGACAGGAAAACCGCTTGTGGTTGCATAAAGAATGCTTATAATGCCTTCCCTGGTATAAACGGAGGCAATGCCGCTGGTCTCCCCTCTAAATGTGGTGTCAAAATTCCATACAAGATCAGCCCGAGTACCGATTGCTCAAA GGTTCAGTAA
- the LOC122582434 gene encoding non-specific lipid-transfer protein-like: MGISTRMMVLCIVVAYMVVISPFAEALTCGQVASSVIPCLPYLQKGSPLPPACCAGVKGLNNAANSTPARQTACNCLKKIYNSNAGIDVGKAAGLPGKCGVNVPYKISPSTDCTKIR; the protein is encoded by the exons aTGGGAATTAGCACTAGAATGATGGTTTTATGTATAGTGGtagcttatatggttgtcatATCGCCCTTTGCTGAGGCTCTTACTTGTGGTCAAGTTGCAAGCAGTGTGATACCATGCCTACCTTACCTACAAAAAGGTAGTCCTTTGCCACCTGCTTGTTGTGCTGGTGTTAAGGGGCTTAATAATGCTGCAAACTCAACCCCGGCTCGTCAGACTGCCTGTAATTGCCTAAAAAAAATCTACAATTCCAACGCCGGCATCGATGTGGGTAAAGCAGCCGGTCTACCTGGAAAATGCGGTGTTAACGTTCCTTACAAGATCAGCCCTAGCACCGATTGCACCAA GATACGGTAA
- the LOC122581669 gene encoding non-specific lipid-transfer protein 1-like: MASKFMKLSFAVALVVVLTTLFTPEVEGVTCGEVVSAVAPCLGYLRNGGAPPSVCCSGVRGLRNKARTTGDRKTICNCLKGASSSYKGVSGNYAASLPGKCGINFPYKISPSTDCNRIQ, from the exons ATGGCATCCAAGTTCATGAAGTTGTCATTCGCGGTGGCGTTGGTGGTGGTTTTAACGACTTTGTTTACACCCGAGGTGGAGGGGGTGACATGCGGTGAGGTTGTGAGCGCTGTAGCACCGTGTCTAGGGTACTTAAGGAACGGTGGCGCTCCACCATCTGTATGTTGTAGTGGGGTTAGAGGGCTTAGAAATAAGGCGAGAACTACGGGTGATCGTAAGACCATTTGTAATTGTTTAAAGGGTGCTTCTTCTTCTTACAAGGGTGTTAGTGGGAATTATGCTGCTAGTCTCCCTGGTAAATGTGGTATCAACTTTCCTTACAAGATTAGCCCCTCCACAGACTGcaacag GATCCAATGA